Genomic window (Vibrio sp. NTOU-M3):
ACCTATTACGATGTGATTTTACCTCAGCTATTACAGCGAACTTTACCGCCGCTTACCAATGAAGTGGTCTCGTTAATCAAAAACTCATCCATCGTCAGCGTGATGGCAATTTTTGATTTAACGACTGAAGGTCGAAACATCGTATCTGAAACCGCAATGCCATTTGAAATATGGTTTACCGTCGCAGCAATCTACTTGTTGCTGACCCTTTCTCTGTCGGGCTTATCAGCTTGGATGGAACATAAACTGGGCGCAGGATGGCGCGCTCGATAACAAGGAAACAATTATGAAAAACTCAAGACGAGATTTGGTTAGACGTTGTTTTAAATCTGCAATCACGGCGCTATTGGGCTTAGCTATCGCGCTGCCTACCTTTGCATCAGACACCCCCAACCTAGATAAGATCAACGAACGCGGCACGCTACGCGTTGGTATGTCGACTTTTGTCCCTTGGGCAATGCGAAATAAACAAGGCGATCTGATTGGGTTTGAAATTGATGTTGCGAAACGCTTAGCCAAAGACTCTGGCTGGAATGTGGAATTTGTACCAACAGCATGGGATGGCATCATTCCTGCGCTACTTGCTCAGAAGTTTGATGTGATCATTGGTGGTATGTCAATCACACCAGAGCGCTCAAAAAGCGTTTTATTTACTGCGCCTTACTCACATTCTGGTGTGCAGGTAGCTGCCAGTAAAAAGCTTGCTGAAGGCTTCAGCGAATTCAGTGATTTCAATTCCCGACGCGTTAAAATCGCTGCCCGCCGAGGTGCTTATACTGTGCAAGTGGCGCGCGAAACTTTCCCGAAAGCAAAAATTCTTCAATTTGATGATGACGCGCAAGCGTTTCAAGAAGTGATCAACGGCAATGCTCATGCTGTGATTGCGTCTAGCCCGAAGCCAGAACATGAAACGGTGAAAAATAGCGATAAGCTGTTTATTCCATTTACCGAGCGTCTCTCTAAAGGCAATGAAGCATTCGCTGTTCGCTTGGGAGATGACGATAAAAAGGCATTCTTTAACCAATGGATCCAAGCTCGAACTGACGATGGCTGGCTAGAAGAGCGTTATGAGTACTGGTTCTCAACATTAGACTGGCAAGATCAGATTGCCACCGGTCAGTAAAATAGAAACAACGGAGCAAGTGTGAGTAAAGAAAGCGCGTTGAATCGCCAAGACATCAAATCAGAAGGTTCGATTTCGTTCAATAAACTGGATGTTATCTTACTTATTGTTGTGGGCCTTTTCTGCGCTTGGTTGTATTACCGAGCGGATATTGGTGTGCACTACCATTGGCGTTGGTCAGACGCGTTTGAACTTATTTTTACGCCTCGCTCCGACGGCAGTCTTCCCTACTTCTTCCAAGGGCTAATCTCCACCATTCGTCTTAGCGTTTGGGGCATGGTTTTAGCCCTAACACTTGGTACGTTATTAGGCCTCGCCCGATACTCTAACCTAACGGTATTACGTGTTCCGGCTAATGCCTTTATCCAATTGGTGCGAAATATACCGCCATTGGTGTTCATCTTTATTTTCTATTTCTTTATCTCGAACCAGTTGATACCCGCATTAGGTCTGGAATCATTATTACGAGAGCATGCTGGCCACATCAATACGTTGCAATATTGGCTCTTTGGACCGGCGAATTTGTGGGAAAATTTGCTGTCAGGTATTTTATGCATCGGGCTGCTTTCCTCTGCATACATTGCGGAAGTGGTCCGTTCTGGGTTAGCTGGTATTGCCAAAGGACAGTGGGAAGCGGCAGATTCATTGGGCCTGTCACGATGGAGCAAGTATCGTTACGTCATTGCACCGCAAGTATTGGCTGCCATTACACCCGCGCTGGCGGGTCAATCCATCTCATTAATTAAAGACTCTTCCATTGTGTCTTTAATATCGATTCAAGAGATGACTTTTGTCGGCACCGAAATCGCTAACTCGTCTGGCCTTATCTTCGAAATATGGCTAATTGTGGGCGGATTCTACTTACTGCTTTGTTTGTCACTTTCATTGCTATTTAAACATTTAGAAAAGCGAAACCTGAAGCACTTACAACCATAGGTATTCCATCGCTAAAGCAGATAGTGATCGAGTAACAATGCGACAAACAGCAACATCAAATGGTAGATAGAAAAGACGAATGTTTTGATCGCTGTTTTCTCATCGGCATGATATTTCAGCTTCCATGCATAGCCGATAAACCCAGCACTGAGCACGGATGAACAAAGCAGATATAGCCAACTACTCATCCCGACTAACACTGGAAATAGGCATACTAACGCCAATAACACCGTATAAAGAAGAATCGATGTTTTGGTGTATTCCACACCATGTGTCACAGGCAGCATTGGAATATCTGCCTTGGCATAGTCTTCCTTACGGTGTATCGCCAATGCCCAAAAATGAGGGGGGGTCCATATAAAAATCACCATCACTAATAGCCACGCATTCGCGTGTAACTCGGCAGTGACCGCGGTCCAACCAAGCAAAGGTGGCATTGCACCTGCAATCCCAGCAATAACGATATTTTGCGGCGTCGCACGTTTTAGATACAAGGTATAAATCACCGCGTAGCCAAGTAGGCTTGCAAAGGTGAGCCAAGCCGTTAGTCCATTCACTCCAATGTACAAGATGACAAAGCCAGCAAGGCCAATCGCGCTTGAAAACAACAACACAGACAAGGCGTTGATTTCACCAGACGGCAGTGGACGACGATATGTTCTGGCCATCACAGCATCGATGCGTCGATCAATGAGGTGGTTGAAGGCCGCTGCGGAGCCTGCCATTAACCCAATACCTAAAAGACCAAGCACAACATTTTGAATTGGTAATGTCCTCGGTACAGCCAAACACATCCCCACCAAAGCGGTCAGTAACATTAACGCCACCACTTTGGGCTTGGTAAGCGTGAAATAGACTTTCCAAAGTGGCTTTTCCTTAGCCGAAGTGATCGCAATGGATTTACTCATGAACTCGCTCCTTGTTCAGCACAACCGATTCTGATGGATACCAAAGCAGAAAATTGACATACAGCAGTGACAGCATAAGCAATGCTGCCCCGAGGTTATGTGCGACAGCAACTGCGAGCGGAAGGCTCAAAACAACGTTGCTGATCCCTAAACCAATTTGCAGACATAGTAGAGAAAATACACGCCATGCCAAACGATTGAGAACCGAATCCGACTCAGCGAGCATTTGATAAATTAAACACAGCGTTGACACCGCCACAACCAACGCACCGATACGATGCACCACATGAATCGTCATACGGGCACCGTAATCAAGCGTGCCAAATTCATAAGTTTCTCGTTCGGGCTGAATTAAAGTAAAGGCGTTCACAAAATCCAAGTGACTACGCCAATCGCCCTCACACAAGGGTAAGCTCGTGCACATCAGCGCAGCGTAGTTGGATGACGTCCATCCACCCAATGCAATCTGAACCAAGAGAAAGAGTAAGCTAGTGAGGGCAAGCAGACGCAGCATTGGAGGGATGGTGAGATGATCAATTTGATCTTGGGCATGCGTCAATCGCCAATACAACAATGCGAGAAGAGCAAACAAAGTAAAACCACCCAATAAATGCCCCATAACAATAACTGGCATCAACTTCATGGTGACAGTCCACATTCCCAATAACGCTTGAAAGACCACAACTAGAGAAATCGAAATAGGTAAGAAAGACGGCACCGCCCTGCTCTTAATACTAAGCGCCGTAATAGCAAAAACCACCAGCCCTAACGTTCCAGCAAAATAGCGGTGGATCATTTCCAACCATGCTTTATCTGCCTCTACTTTTAAGTCCGGATATAAAGAACTCGCTCGCTCTAACTCATGCTGTTGCACCGGTACGGTCAATTGGCCATAGCAACCGGGCCAATCTGGGCACCCTAAGCCAGCATCAGCAAGCCGAGTATAAGCACCAAGCATGATCACAATAAATGTGAGTATTAACGCGACTCTAACCAAGTTCTTTAGTTTCATACGCTCAACCTACTCTGGATAGCTTTAGTAGTTTGCGTAAATCAGACAGCAATCCTTTTGCTTGCGCAACGAGCTCCTGCTGGGATGCGGATTTGGGATAACGCATCACTAGCTGGCCAAGGGGATCCACTATGACAAAGTCATAAGGCGAAATCACTTTACTGAACTCGTTGTTGACCATCACCACCTGAAACGCATGTTGTTGCAGCACATTCTTATCACTGCGTTCACTAACCCATACGACAGGAGCCACTCGTCCTTGATATTTTCCTAATGCGACATGGCTTTGACCTAACAAATGTATTTGTTCAATACATAGCGTATCGCATTGTTCTGGCACGAAATATCCCAACTGCCATTGGCTATTCTGGTATGGATTCTTTAAGCCTAGTCCATCAAAATCAATTTTGGGATGAAGCAGTACACCTTTATTTGTGACACCAGAGTTATACCAGTGATTGGACAGCACCGTTTTGGCAATAATGGCTGGCAGCGCAAACATCAAGATAAGCGCCAATAAAATGATTCTCCCCCTAAATACCGGATTATTCATTTTTCTCTCCTTGCTTACATGCCCGAATGAGTAACCACAAACTCAGCACAAACAATGCAAACGCCATTGAAAACCATTGAAAGGCGTACCCAAGATGCTTCTGCGAGCCAAGCGGTACCGGTTTCCATGGCTGTGGGTACGGCCATTCTGTTTGTACTGGTTGAAAAGCAAATGGCGCCAAATCAACGCCCCAAAAATGCCCAAGTTCTGCAAAGTTAAGGTTTTGAATACGGTGTGGTATCCCTGGTTCAAGATACAGTTGATGGCTTAATGGATTCTCTAAACGCTGATATAAGCGTCCCGTTAAGGGAGAGCTTTGAGCCAACCACACCACTTCAGGAAGTTGATTGCGCGTATCCGCTGCTGGAACAAATCCGCGCTCTAATAGAAAGTAGATCCCTTCTTTGCTTTGCACCAACTGATAAGCCAAATAGCCGACATCACCTTGGTAAGTCTGGTTATCCAGCAACACATATTTATCAGCAACAGGGCGTAACGTAGCCCTGACTTTGACTCCTGTCAGTGACGTATTTCTTTGTTGAGCAAGCTGTTGGAAAGAGATGGCAGGTTGTTGGGAACGCGCAAGCAATTGTGCTTCCATTGCCTGTTTTTCATCGGCCCTTGAAAGCTGCCAAAAACCCAATTTGACCAATACTGAAAACGCACCCACAGTTAATAACAAACATAACCAAAATGACACCGTATGTACCAAACGACTGAGGGAGTGGCTAATGGTATTCATATTTAAAACGCTGCTGGTTCTACTATTGCTGTTTATCATCTTTAACCTCGCTAGAGCGATGTTTGCAATGGTCAAAGGCTCCGATTCTGACTCTGAAGAAGATAGATCGATGAGCCACTTTTTGGGTCGCAGGGTTACGTTGTCAGCTTTGGCGGTTGTCCTCTTAATTGTGGCGTTACTCAGTGGTTTCATTGAGCCTAATACACGACCATATTAGGCTGGTGTTGTTACAAGACGTAGACGAAAACAAACAAGCATAGCCAGACCACATCGACAAAATGCCAATACCAGCTTCCCGCCTGAAAAGCGAAATGATCTTTTGGTGAGAAATGGTCTTTCGCAATCCGAAATAGCAGCACCGTGAGAATAATTGTCCCTAATAACACATGCATGCCGTGGAAACCCGTTAGCATAAAGAAGGTGTTACCGTAGATCCCCGACTGCAACGTCAAATCCAAATCTTTATACGCGTGAGCGTACTCAACCCCTTGGTAGTATAGGAAAAATCCGGCAAGAACGATCGTGATCTCCAGCCAAACAATGAGCGCCATTCGCTTGTTTTTTTCCAAACTGGTATGCGCTAAATGCAACGTCACCGAAGAGGTTAGAAGAATAATGGTATTCACCAATGGGATCCCTTGCCAACCCATTGCTTGAGTGGTTCCGCCATCCGGTGTTGTTGTGAGTGGCCACATGGCTTCAAACGTCGGCCAAAGCACACTGTGTGTCATCGCATTGTTGCTATCCCCTCCCAGCCAAGGTACCGCAATCATTCGTGCGTAGAACAACGCACCAAAGAAAGCACCAAAGAACATGATTTCAGAGAAAATAAACCAACTCATGCCCTGACGAAATGACCGATTGATCTGATCAGAATATAAACCCGACATCGACTCGGTGATCACATTGCTAAACCAACCTGCAAACATGTAAAGCAAGAAGACAAATCCCGAGACCAAAATAACCTTACCAAATACCCCGCCAGCACCATCGTTTCCCATATTCTGGACCGTCAAACCTGCCCCAACGGCAACCAGAAATAAGGCCACAGCACCAACAATAGGCCAGCTACTTTGTGGTGGAACATAATAAGAAGGACGTTTTGAACTCATGGCTTCGCTCCTTGCGTTAAGCGATCATCCGTTGTCGATTTAGCAGCCTGAGCTAATTCCACAGGCTTCTCTACCTTGTCTGTGATGTCATATAAAGTGTAAGACAACGTCAGGGTATGTATGGCGTCTGGAATATCAGGTTCGATATAAAAAATCAGTGCCATTTCCGTACTTTGTAAGCTCTTTAATGGCTGATGGTTGAAACAGAAACATTCAATTTTGTTGAAGTAAGATGCTCCCATTCCCGGCGATACAGAAGGTACGGCCTGCCCAATGATGTCTCGATCGGATTGGTTTTTGGCAAAATAGGCCGTTTGGATCACTTGCCCCGGATGCACATCCATCCACGTTTGTTTGGGTGCAAACTCCCATGGCATCTCAGCATTTTGATGCGTCATAAACTCAACGCGTACCGTGCGTGATGTGTCTGGTACCATACCTTGTGGTTGTATCGCGGATTCTGTATTGGTTTTGCCGTTTATTCCCAGCGCATCGCACATCACATCGTAAAGGGGCACCAGTGCAAAACCAAAGCCAAACATCGCAATCACCGCGGCAACAAGCTTCAACGTCAGTGTGTTATTTGCACTGCTTTGCCCACTCATACCCCACCTCACTCATCATGCAATTTAGGTGGCGTGGTGAAGGTATGGTGCGGTGCTGGGCTTGGTACGGTCCATTCCAGTCCCTCAGCTCTCTCCCATGGTTTGGCTTGCGCTTTTTCACCGCCCTTAATGCATTTGATCACCAACCAAAGGAAAATCAGCTGAGACAAACCAAAGGCAAAACCGCCAATAGAAACAATCTGGTTAACATCAGCAAACTGAATCGCGTAATCTGGAATTCGTCGCGGCATACCAGCCAGCCCCAGAAAGTGCATTGGGAAGAACAACACATTAACGGAGATCACAGAGCACCAGAAATGCCACAAGCTCAACCGATGGTCGTACATGTGCCCAGTCCACTTCGGTAACCAATAGTAAGCCGCTGCCATAATTGAAAAGACCGCTCCAGATACCAACACATAATGGAAGTGAGCCACCACAAAATAAGTGTCATGGTATTGGAAATCAGCCGGTGCAATCGCCAGCATCAAACCAGAGAAACCACCGATGGTGAAAAGAATAATGAAGGCAATGGCAAACAGCATCGGCGTCTCAAACGTTAATGCCCCGCGCCACATGGTTGCTACCCAGTTAAATACTTTCACCCCTGTTGGCACAGCAATTAACATGGTGCAATACATAAAAAACAGCTCAGCAAATACAGGCATGCCGGTGGTAAACATGTGGTGTGCCCAAACTAAGAATGACAATAGCGCAATACTGCAGGTCGCATACACCATCGAGTGATAGCCAAACAATTTCTTACCGCTGAAAGCTGGCACAATCGCAGAGATAATGCCAAAGGAAGGGAGGATCATGATGTACACTTCCGGGTGACCAAAGAACCAGAAAATATGTTGAAACATAACCGGATCACCACCGCCAGCCGCATCAAAAAAGCTGGTTCCAAAATACTTGTCAGTCAAGATCATCGTGACAGCGCCCGCCAACACAGGCATAACAGCGATAAGTAAAAAAGCGGTGATGAGCCAAGTCCAGACGAACAGTGGCATCTTGAACCAAGTCATGCCCGGCGCTCGCATATTGACGATGGTAACGATCACATTAATCGCCCCCATGATGGAGCTGATCCCCATAATATGCACAGAGAAAACAAACAATGCGGTACTGTCCGGCCCGTAAGTTGTCGAGAGCGGCGCATAAAATGTCCAGCCAAAATCGGGGCCGCCCCCTTCCGTAAACAGAGACGCCAATAAGATTAAAAATGCAAATGGTAAAATCCAGAAGCTGAGATTGTTCATCCTTGGTAACGCCATATCAGGCGCACCGATCATCATCGGTATCATCCAGTTTGCTAGCCCAGTAAAGGCAGGCATTACCGCGCCAAATACCATGATCAAACCGTGTACTGTGGTCATCTGGTTAAAAAACTGCGGCTCAACCAACTGCAATCCGGGCTGAAAAAGCTCCGCACGGATGATCATCGCCATCGCTCCACCCACTAAAAACATGATGAAGCTAAACCATAGGTAAAGTGTCCCGATGTCTTTGTGGTTGGTGGAATAGAGCCAGCGAAATATCCCACTGGGCGCATCATGATGATCATGCTCTTCAGCCACAGTGGCAGACTGTGCGCTACTCATCTCGGCATCGGTCGCTGGTGA
Coding sequences:
- a CDS encoding transporter substrate-binding domain-containing protein translates to MKNSRRDLVRRCFKSAITALLGLAIALPTFASDTPNLDKINERGTLRVGMSTFVPWAMRNKQGDLIGFEIDVAKRLAKDSGWNVEFVPTAWDGIIPALLAQKFDVIIGGMSITPERSKSVLFTAPYSHSGVQVAASKKLAEGFSEFSDFNSRRVKIAARRGAYTVQVARETFPKAKILQFDDDAQAFQEVINGNAHAVIASSPKPEHETVKNSDKLFIPFTERLSKGNEAFAVRLGDDDKKAFFNQWIQARTDDGWLEERYEYWFSTLDWQDQIATGQ
- a CDS encoding amino acid ABC transporter permease; this translates as MSKESALNRQDIKSEGSISFNKLDVILLIVVGLFCAWLYYRADIGVHYHWRWSDAFELIFTPRSDGSLPYFFQGLISTIRLSVWGMVLALTLGTLLGLARYSNLTVLRVPANAFIQLVRNIPPLVFIFIFYFFISNQLIPALGLESLLREHAGHINTLQYWLFGPANLWENLLSGILCIGLLSSAYIAEVVRSGLAGIAKGQWEAADSLGLSRWSKYRYVIAPQVLAAITPALAGQSISLIKDSSIVSLISIQEMTFVGTEIANSSGLIFEIWLIVGGFYLLLCLSLSLLFKHLEKRNLKHLQP
- the cyoE gene encoding heme o synthase; this encodes MSKSIAITSAKEKPLWKVYFTLTKPKVVALMLLTALVGMCLAVPRTLPIQNVVLGLLGIGLMAGSAAAFNHLIDRRIDAVMARTYRRPLPSGEINALSVLLFSSAIGLAGFVILYIGVNGLTAWLTFASLLGYAVIYTLYLKRATPQNIVIAGIAGAMPPLLGWTAVTAELHANAWLLVMVIFIWTPPHFWALAIHRKEDYAKADIPMLPVTHGVEYTKTSILLYTVLLALVCLFPVLVGMSSWLYLLCSSVLSAGFIGYAWKLKYHADEKTAIKTFVFSIYHLMLLFVALLLDHYLL
- a CDS encoding heme A synthase; amino-acid sequence: MKLKNLVRVALILTFIVIMLGAYTRLADAGLGCPDWPGCYGQLTVPVQQHELERASSLYPDLKVEADKAWLEMIHRYFAGTLGLVVFAITALSIKSRAVPSFLPISISLVVVFQALLGMWTVTMKLMPVIVMGHLLGGFTLFALLALLYWRLTHAQDQIDHLTIPPMLRLLALTSLLFLLVQIALGGWTSSNYAALMCTSLPLCEGDWRSHLDFVNAFTLIQPERETYEFGTLDYGARMTIHVVHRIGALVVAVSTLCLIYQMLAESDSVLNRLAWRVFSLLCLQIGLGISNVVLSLPLAVAVAHNLGAALLMLSLLYVNFLLWYPSESVVLNKERVHE
- a CDS encoding SURF1 family protein, which translates into the protein MSFWLCLLLTVGAFSVLVKLGFWQLSRADEKQAMEAQLLARSQQPAISFQQLAQQRNTSLTGVKVRATLRPVADKYVLLDNQTYQGDVGYLAYQLVQSKEGIYFLLERGFVPAADTRNQLPEVVWLAQSSPLTGRLYQRLENPLSHQLYLEPGIPHRIQNLNFAELGHFWGVDLAPFAFQPVQTEWPYPQPWKPVPLGSQKHLGYAFQWFSMAFALFVLSLWLLIRACKQGEKNE
- a CDS encoding DUF2909 domain-containing protein, with the translated sequence MVFIFKTLLVLLLLFIIFNLARAMFAMVKGSDSDSEEDRSMSHFLGRRVTLSALAVVLLIVALLSGFIEPNTRPY
- a CDS encoding cytochrome c oxidase subunit 3, whose product is MSSKRPSYYVPPQSSWPIVGAVALFLVAVGAGLTVQNMGNDGAGGVFGKVILVSGFVFLLYMFAGWFSNVITESMSGLYSDQINRSFRQGMSWFIFSEIMFFGAFFGALFYARMIAVPWLGGDSNNAMTHSVLWPTFEAMWPLTTTPDGGTTQAMGWQGIPLVNTIILLTSSVTLHLAHTSLEKNKRMALIVWLEITIVLAGFFLYYQGVEYAHAYKDLDLTLQSGIYGNTFFMLTGFHGMHVLLGTIILTVLLFRIAKDHFSPKDHFAFQAGSWYWHFVDVVWLCLFVFVYVL
- a CDS encoding cytochrome c oxidase assembly protein, giving the protein MSGQSSANNTLTLKLVAAVIAMFGFGFALVPLYDVMCDALGINGKTNTESAIQPQGMVPDTSRTVRVEFMTHQNAEMPWEFAPKQTWMDVHPGQVIQTAYFAKNQSDRDIIGQAVPSVSPGMGASYFNKIECFCFNHQPLKSLQSTEMALIFYIEPDIPDAIHTLTLSYTLYDITDKVEKPVELAQAAKSTTDDRLTQGAKP
- the ctaD gene encoding cytochrome c oxidase subunit I → MKTSKPHHVKSSPATDAEMSSAQSATVAEEHDHHDAPSGIFRWLYSTNHKDIGTLYLWFSFIMFLVGGAMAMIIRAELFQPGLQLVEPQFFNQMTTVHGLIMVFGAVMPAFTGLANWMIPMMIGAPDMALPRMNNLSFWILPFAFLILLASLFTEGGGPDFGWTFYAPLSTTYGPDSTALFVFSVHIMGISSIMGAINVIVTIVNMRAPGMTWFKMPLFVWTWLITAFLLIAVMPVLAGAVTMILTDKYFGTSFFDAAGGGDPVMFQHIFWFFGHPEVYIMILPSFGIISAIVPAFSGKKLFGYHSMVYATCSIALLSFLVWAHHMFTTGMPVFAELFFMYCTMLIAVPTGVKVFNWVATMWRGALTFETPMLFAIAFIILFTIGGFSGLMLAIAPADFQYHDTYFVVAHFHYVLVSGAVFSIMAAAYYWLPKWTGHMYDHRLSLWHFWCSVISVNVLFFPMHFLGLAGMPRRIPDYAIQFADVNQIVSIGGFAFGLSQLIFLWLVIKCIKGGEKAQAKPWERAEGLEWTVPSPAPHHTFTTPPKLHDE